A stretch of DNA from Paramormyrops kingsleyae isolate MSU_618 chromosome 15, PKINGS_0.4, whole genome shotgun sequence:
tggtgactgtgggggccattttagtacagtgaactcattgtcatgttcaagaaaccaatttgaaatgatttgagctttgtgacatggtgcattatcctgctggaggtagccatcagaggatgggaacatggtggtcataaagggatggacatggtcagaaacaatgctcaggtaggccgtggcatttaaacgatgcccaattggcactaagaggcctaaagtgtgccaagaaaacatcccccacagcattacaccaccaccaccagccggcacagtggtaacaaggcatgatggatccatgttctcattctgtttacgccaaattctgaccatttgaatgtctcaaaaGAAATCAtcagagactcatcagaccaggcaacatttttccagtcttcaactgtccaattttggtgagctcgtgcaaattgtaggctctttttcctatttgtagtggagatgagtggtacccggtggggtcttctgctgttgtagcccatccgcctcaaggttgtgcgtgttgtggcttcacaaatgctttgctgcatacctcagttgtaacgagtggttatttcagtcaaagttgctcttctatcagcttgaatcagtcgtccCATTCTcttctgacctctagcatcaacaaggcattttcgcccacaggcctgccgcatactggatgtttttccctttgcacactaTTCTTTGTAacccctagaaatggttgtgcgtgaaaaaaatcccagtaactgagcagattgtgaaacactcagaccggcccgtctggcaccaacaaccatgccacgctcaaaattgcttaaatcacctttctttcccattctgacattcagtttggagttcaggagattgtcttgaccaggaccacgcccctaaatgcattgaagcaactgccatatgattggttgattagataattgcattaatgagaaattgaacaggtgttcctaataatcctttaggcgAGTGTATATAGATACTTATACATGCCTTTATCTCATCTTGTCTGGACTATTGTAATGAACTATTCTCCTTGCTTAGTAAGTCTGCCATTGATCATCTTAAGTCAGTTTAGAATGCTACTTCTACACTACTTGATATGTCAAATAGATGGTCTTGCATTACCTGATTTACACCCTGctcttcactggctccctgcTGCATATAGGATTCAGATTAAAATGCTCATTCTTACTTACTGTCACTGCATGGTCAAGCCCCTGCATACGTGGCTGTTGTACTTCATCCTCGCTCACCTCTTGGTGACTTCTGTCTGTAAAaagtgctatacaaataaattttacttactTGCTTAGTTTGAAGTGACTTACATATCTTACCATTAGGAAAAGTGTCCTCCATTTTTATTCCTATATGCAGTTTTACAAGTTACTGAGGCTCACTGGACTGCAATTTTCAGTTCATATCATAATTTTTCATTTGGAATGAAAATCCTCAGTCATGGAATCCTACCCTAAATGTAGATCTCTCTTTGAATGAATCAGACTTGAGGATTGGCCTGTATCCAGTTCCATCCATTTCATTTGGGTGGCCACAACCTTCCCAACCCCTTGAGCTGAAAAATAACCCTATAGCATGATGCTACCGGATTGCAGGGATGGCATTCCTGCTTTGCTTTCCATCCAAGCAGTTCAACTTCTGTTCAGTTAAACCAGAATATCATCTTTTAGAGTATGCAGAGGTGTGCTACTTGGCTACTGGTAAATGCTGGAATGACTGTTATTCTTCCTGAGAAGCACTTTCACTCATGTTCTCACCATATTCTCAAAAGCACCAAATGTATGCAGAACTGAGCTTGATCTCTGCATAACATTTCCTCATATTAGCCAATTAACTGTCAGTGTGTTTATTGGCCACTCGACCACGTCACTGACAACTACGCTTTTCATCCAAATATTCAATATGAATATTTGCTTTATCATAGTAGTATCTCCAGGTTTTGCTATATTTTATCTCTGAGTTGTCAATACCTAAAAATTACGTATAATACCAGAAGtcattaaaatgattattttctGTCTGCTTTCGGTCATATTTTAGCACAACAGACTGACTGACAATTCAAAACTTAACAAAATCAAATACAATACTGTATTTTACCAAGAGAAAAATGTTGAAACAAGCTTATAggtttgggaaaaaaaatccttcttCCTTTTACACTCAGTCCATTTCCTGAATTTCTCCCTCCATTCTTTTCTCGCCATGTGCATCCTGTCTATAAGCCTGCTGTTTTCTCCCCATTTCCCCTGATATCTGTGCCTGGATGCTAATGTGGCCTATCCTCTGTGTGAGGACTGAAGGCAGCTGTATGGGCCTCACTGACCCCACTCTACTCGGACCCTGCCAACTGTGCAGAGCAGTGTGATCCCACTTCCTGTACATTACCCAAATAGTGGCCCTACTTCAACATTTCAGTCTTGTttccttttgggggggggggggggttattggaCATGCAATCCAGCATATACAATATTAGACACATCAGTCAGGGTTGTCCTATGATATATGTGGTCTCTCTTGGGTTCTTCAGGACCTACCAAGCAGCATTTCTTTAGCTGAATTTGATTTTCATAATTCAAACTTCTTTCAAGAAGAGATACAGTGGGctaaaaaagtatttgaccCCTAGAGGAATTTTAAATTTCTTGTAATGTAAGAAGTTTAAAGATGGCAATGGTGCAAAGAAGATTGGCGAGCTCCTTAGCCTCAGTGAGTCCACTGTGAAGGCCATCATAGTGAAGTGGAAGAAAACGTGACCCGGCCTAGGTCAGGCTGCCCTGttaaaataacaaagaaaatgtCAAGGAAACTAGTCAGAGAATTAAGGTGACTCTGTCACCTGCAAAGCTCAGTATCTGCAGCTGGAGTGGACGTGCACAAGACCACAACATTGAAGATTTTGCACAGAGAGGGGCTGTATGGCAGAGTTGTCAGAAAAAAGCCACTACTAAAAAAAATGTCATCTGAAAGCTTGATTAGAATTCGCTAACAGACATATTGACAAGAGTCCTGCATTCTGGAGTCATGTACTTTGGTCTGATGAGACCAAAATTGAACTTTTTGGCCTCAACACAAAGACGTTTGTCTGGTGGATGGAAGGGACTGTCAATGATCCTACTGTCAAACATGGTGGGGGGAGCATCATGCTTTGGGGCTGCTTCTCTAGGGCAGGCCCTTGTCCGTATTGAAGGAAGAATGGATAGTAAGAAGTATATCCAGATTTTAGAAGAGAACCTTCAAACGTCAGCCATCAAATTGGGACTTGGACGACGCTACCGCTGTTAGCGGGACAATGACCCgcaacaatgtgcaaaagtaacCAAACCCATGGTTTGACAAAAAGAAGATCCAGGTTTTGCAGTGGCCTAGCCAGAGTTCAGATCTGAATCTGATTGAAAATTTGTGGCGTGATCTCAAAATTGCAGTTCACAAACAAAAGCCTTCAAACTTGGCCCGGTTAGAGCAGTTCTGCAaggaaaaatgggaaaaattgcTTCCATCCAGATGTGCTAAGCTTGTAGTTGGCTATCCAAAGCTATTGCAAGCAGTTATTTCCGCAAAGGTTGCTGCAACCAGGTATTGACTGTGTCATGTGAAGGGGTCATTTACTTTTTCAACAGCATTTTTCAAAACATGACTGtcaatttgcatttatttagttCACCAAGCTCTAAGTAGCAAAACATGCGCAGAGAAATAAAAGTTCACTGATACTCTGCATTTGTGATTTTTATAGGTTGTAATGGTGTAATATGGAAATACAGTGGCTTTCCAGAGGGGGTCTAATACTTTTTCAACCCACTGTAATTCACATGCTGAAGTACCTCACAGCAGTGGATGATGGAGATGTCATTGTCTGTACTGAAAGTTCTCCGCCGTGCAAGTTTCACAGGGAGAACCGGAATGTCTGCCAAATGACCATGTCTAACATACGCAGGTAGATTACACACCATTTGTAAAAAGGTATTTCATTGTTTCTCTGACTTTAGATGCTGTAAATTGATTTGCTGTTTGGGAATGTGTCCAAAGTAATTAAGCTCTAGCTGTGTTATTTTTGATTTGTATGTACTTATCTAGTAATTATTTACCtggtgggaaacactgatctacagAAATCAAACCTACAGCCTGTGTTTAAATTCATATGGATTCTTTGTTGACTGTAATACCTTTATAAGGAGAGGTAGTTAGAGGAAAGTGTTCTGCCCTGCATATGTTTTATACCTTAAAGATATTGAATTGTCTGTTGAAAAGTTTGAGATGTTAGACATGAAAATGGTACTGGCCCTTTTATTTTGAAGCCTGTGAtgacagaggaaaaaaaaaacaggaaacaggaagtaggAAGAACTGTAAAAAAGATGTAAGGTGTGGTTGCATGTGGGCAGTTTCTGCTGTGCAATCTAATTCAATCCATGGTGTGCATCCTTCAGAAGGCAATGGCTGTGAGTGTTATATATTCTTTACATGTTTGACATTTGTTAGTAACTAGTTTTTGGACAATTTTGGTATTTGTGTGAACTTTAACAGCTTAATGTGTACTGTAGTGCTCGTTAATTATCATCATTGTACACTATGTTTATGTTAATGTCAATCATCATAACTATCCTTTATATACCTAGTGGTTTACAATGTTAAGCATTCTGATTTACATGTTGCTTATATAGGAGGCCCTAAGGTCattttgtatctttttttttctttagtttCACTCCAATTCAATGTTGTCATCTTGACTTATCTGGGGGCCGTTTCACGAAGCGGGTTTAGTGAAAACTCGGAGTTAGTTGTGTGTGAGTTAAGGGAAATTCAAAGTTTTCGGTTTCAAAAAGCCAGTTGAGCCCAACTCTGAGTCATTTACCGCGGTAACATACCCCGTGAAGCTAACCTGCTCGCTAGCAGGTTTAATCCCTGTAACTCTGAGTTCCTCCTCTTTAAATGAACAGTCAGATTGAAGCAAGTACTTTCTCAGACATGACGTGTCCTTTTCTCGAAAGACCGGTCGACATCGAGGCACAAATTATCCGCAGGAATCTACGTCAGGAGAGGGTGATCAGACCCCGTTTAGATATTTTATCGTTTACAAATGATTTTCTGTTAGAGCGTTACCGTTTTTCATCACAGACAATCATTTATCTCAACAATATTCTTAGCCCTCATTTTGCTCGTCAAACACACCGTGGACATCCTCTCAGTTCCGAGCAAATTCTTTGTACAGCACTTCGCTTTTTTGCTAATGGCAGCTTTCTGTATAATATTGGTGACGCTCAACATGTTTCTAAGGCAACCGTCTGCCGGTGTATCAGACAGGTTACTCTTGCGCTTAAACATTTTCTCTACACGTTTGTGGCATTTCCTGGTCACAGATGTAGTAGAATAATCAAGGAAGAATTCCACAGAATTGCAGGTATGAAGTAATAGCCTCATATATTTAGTAATATGCTTTAAGATTTGAAGCAATAAACAATTGTAGGTTAAGACTAGATAAAATACAGTTACACTTTTTGCATTGTAACACCATACAAAACTAGAAACTGACTGCAGTACCTGTTAAAATTAAGTAGACTTATGCCCTCTTTGTTAGGATTTCCAGGTGTGATTGGCTGCATAGATGGCACACATATTCCCATTAAGGCTCCTTCAGTAAATGAAGGAGACTATGTGAACAGAAAGTCATTCCACAGTATTAATGTGCAGGTAGGTGTTTCTAGCTTTTAGTAGTTTACTGCATTGAATTATTGGCCTACTTTACAGTACATCTACAGTAACTAATCACTGTTCTGCATTGTGAAGATTATATGTGATGCAGCCTATGTCATCAGCAACGTGGAGGCAAAGTGGCCTGGGTCTGTGCATGATGCCAGAATGTTCCGTGAATGCACACTGAGTGCTAGACTTGCTCGTGGTGAGTATATAATGTAGCTACAGTATATTATAATCTTTAAGCAATATCTTGTTCCCTCATATTGCACCTTAACATGTAAACTGTCTACTCATTATTGTAGGGGAGTTCAGTGGTTACCTACTCGGTGACAGGGGGTACCCATGCCAGCCCTATCTGCTGACCCCATACCCTGATCCTGAGCCTGGCCCACAGCAAAGATATAACTTGGCTCACAGCAGGACCCGGGCCAGAATAGAGATGACCCTGGGCATACTGAAGGCCTGTTTCCAGTGCCTTCGTGGCCTCCGTGCCACCCCAGAAAGGGCCTGTGATATCATTGTTGCATGCGTAGTCCTGCACAATATTGCAATGATGAGAAGAGAAACCTGGGTTGCTGCCCCAGAGGTTGACCCTGATAACAACCCTGACATTCCTGTTGATGCAACAGATGGACAAGCTGTTCGAAACGCAATATGTTCTAATCATTTCCAGTAAATaagttgcaaataaaaacaaatgacaatcattttaTGAACTCTTCTTTATTTCCTGTAATTGAATAtgcaaaacagtattttaatattttgttttgaaagaCAGTTAACGATCCATCAACTTGTGCCACTACCCACCTTTAACTGATGTTCCAATATTTGTATTTCTATTAgggttttctgcattttttgtttaatgtgttcCATTTCCAGATCCgatttttcaatttgtttcTCAAGGTATATTTTGTACAACTGCTTTACAGGGAGCTATTagaatacacaaaaatgttacatCTTGGCAGTATTGCACTGTGAAAATTGTACCACTATGAATATAACTTAGAAAACAGACACTTGTAGCTAacaacattttcatttaatgagAAGAATGATTCTTAATCCAATTTTTCAATAACTGGCAGGCAAATACTGAAGCATCTTACAGAGGTAAGCTGCGCTGTGGCTGTGGATGCAGTCGGTTCACCCTGGAGATTCTCTGCATTGCTCTGTGAAGAaaggataaatgttttaaaatggtgCATCACTTACATGACGTATTTGTTAGAAAGTGCATACCATAGGCTGCTCTACATCTTCCCTCCCTGTGACAGCTGACAAGGTGTCTTCATCCTGTAGTGAAGACTCTCTTACTTGCATACACCAATAATGAAAGACATAGTATGAAAAATCTCGAGAAGAGTATGTACCATTTCATGGGTGTCTGGCGGTTCCACAACAGAGATTACTCCATCAGTAACTGCAAGACAATGTGGATTACAGGCAATTCATCAACAGAGACCTGCACATTTTCAATATAACTTTTACAACAGTGGGCAGTCTTTCAAATATCACAGTCTTTCAACAGTATGTACATGAAGTAATGACATCTATCAAATTATACTCATCTataacttttaaataaattacaatcgGTTCGATTATGATGGGTTTGATGATGAGTTTAATGGATAGCCATCACTGAGCCAACACTGGACAAATGCACATACATCATTCATATGAATTACTTACTTCTTATGTAAGAACTTCTGTCCTGGGGCATGGCTGTATCGGAGGAGCTTCCTCCTAGGATGCCATCAGCCATGGGCCGGCCAGTGTTTTGGCTGAGAGCCATCTCTTCAGCCTCTGTGAGAGGTGTTGGTGGTGGACCCCCACCAGTTTTTCGGGCCTCTGCCTTTTTCCTATTGGCTAATATGTAGGTAAAATGTGAACATATGCACCCAAGCCCACATTTAGAACCTTGTAAAAAGATTTAAACAATATTACATGCTGCCAGATTTAAGATGAAACTGTAGCTTTTGTGTCTTATAGACAAGCAAAACCTCCCAATCGTCCAGTGCCTACCTGTTTGTACTATATTTTTATACTTCATCTTTATTTGCTGCCAAGTGCGCTTTATGCCTGCTGGGTTACAACTGTAACAACGAAATTAAATTAGAGAGAATATAGAAAAACTAGTATTATTTCTTAAATATACATCAATCAACATCGTTCTTATCAATACTTACGCATTCACTCGGTCAGCTATTTTCTGCCACGCTTGTTCCCGTTCTTTCGCAGCAGCAATCgtgtttcctttttttgatATGGCATGCTCATATTCAGCATACGCCATCATTAATAATTCAAGCTCCACTGGGGTGAAATTGGAAGCGCGAGATTTGTTTCCTTGTGTTGTCATGGTGAATCATTTTCTCTGGATGCCATTGATAGAGCCTTTTTATGTGCTCGTGCACGCGTGACAATCAGGGTTAATTGAACTCAGAGTTTTGTAAACTAATCGTTATCACCTGTTCTGAAACCAAAAACTCAGAGGTTGACATCTCAGAGTTAATCAACTCAGAGTTCAAGTTTAAACCCAGAGTTTGCAAAACCTGCTTCGTGAAATACCCCCCTGGTGTATGAAGTCATTAAAGGAGCAAGCCCGCTTTCTTACCTGACTCTTGAAAAGGAGTTTGTGCTGGCTGTTTATCTATGTTAACACTTCGGAGGTAAAACACATAGAGAGAACAGTACAGAAAGTATTCAGTGAAAACAGGGTAGGGATCTTTGAAAAGGAATTGTCCAATTCAGTGAATTGACATCTGTCACAGTAAGTACATTCAGGACCATAGTGTCCTTTCCCTGGGACACCtatgtgtcacgatccgctccgttacctcgttacctcgtgtgattccctgattgttctcacctgtggctcgttaccagCAGTGATGGGAATAACGGCGCTATAAATAAACGGCGAAACTTTTTTCAGTAACAAGTAATCAAACGAATTACTGTTTCCCCCGTTACAACGCCGTTACCGTTACTGACAATAAAATGCGCGTTACTATAACTGAGAACACTGAAGCGGTTTTCATGCGAGCAGTGTCTCTCTCAGCCATAGGACCTCTCTTTctctggggtgtgtgtgtgtttgtgtgtgtgttcgggGCCGGGGCGGGACACATAACCAGTGATGATGATTGGTGTGTCTGCACACGTGGTGTAACTGAGAACGCGATGATTGGCTTAGATTGAGTTAATTTCCATTGTTTGCCAATCAAAGGCAGAGTAGTGCGGGTGATCACACAAAAGGACACGCACGGTCAGTCGCACACACCAACATCCAGGAATCACAACGATGGCAAGTCCAACAAATTCAAAGGTAGCTTTTGCAAACTGGAAATATAAGCACTACTTTTCCCTCGCTGAGGTGAAAGGCAAAAATGTTTATGTAACGTGCAACTTATGCCCAGGAAAAAAGAGTCTCTCTGCGTCGGTAACAAGTAATTCTAATCTACTGATTAACTGAAGCACCTCACATCGTCACATGCCGCCACAAAATTAGTGGCTAAGAACGCAGGTGATAACGTGAGCTCTGCTACCAAAGGACATTTCTACATTTCTTCAGAAGCATAATTTATATTTAGACTTATTTGTTGACAAGTTGTGGTCTgtgcaataaatatttaaagttcTAAACCATCTATTGTGCTTTACTGTTCCACTAAAGTAAtgataatatttataataatatgtTGAATTTGATAGTTGTCTCTCACGTTGTCCCACAACAACATTAAAATAGTGTAGATTAGTGTacaatgttttatatttatagttatattaaatttgtttttgtttttttaagtaaCGCAATAGTTACTTTGCCTGGTAATTAGTTACTTTTATAATGATGTAACTCAGTTACTAACTCAGTTACTATTTGTGAGAAGTAACTAGTAACTATAacttattacttttttaaagaTACATGCCCAACACTGGTTACcagtagcttgtcttttgtatatagtccttgtctcagtcagtctacccagatccgtcattgtagtgtctgtGGATGTTCGTGCCTGTTTACCCTCCGTCTCGaataaaaccctgtttgccCGACTTCATGGCTtcgctcgcctgctttccggctcgcccgCCCCGCaccctgacagaatgactgatctcTACAACAACTCACCGCAGCAAGCCGAAAGCCAACGGATCGGCTTGCTGCAAGAGGTGATTTACTGGCTGTCCCAacccgaggtccaggaagacCCCGTAGCCCGGGACATGGCCAGCCGGAGCGGAGACCTCCTGAGCGAGGCACCCCCTCCTGGAAACGCGTACCCCCTGCAGGAGGTACGCGAGAATCTTCGGCTGCTAATACAGCGGATTACAGACCGGAGAGCCCAGTTGGTCGCGTTGTGCTGCGCTGGGGCTGCTGTACCGCCTTCTGTCCTCACAGAGACGGCGCAGCCGCTTCCTTCCACCGCCACAAGCCGGAGgcggaagaagaaaaaaagagagcagagacagaagGAGGACCTGACAATCCTCCTGGGAGCTGCCTCTCTTTCCCCAGCATCGTTTCCTGCTAGTCTTCGGGGGGAAGCCCTGATCGCTCCGGACGTCAGCCCTGATCGCTCCGAACGTCAGCGCCACTGCGAAGGTGCCTTTGCAGGCAGCTTCTCCCTTCCGGGAACGcggctagcccttaaaggggccagggccaTCTGGGATGCGATTCCCCGAATCCCAAggtccttaaaggggcagcgccagCACGCCCGGCGCCAATCCTGGCGCCTATTTCGGACCTGCCTACTCCGGACTTgccagcagcacctgctgctactgccgccgcactgcccgcggcaatGCCTGACCCGCTCGTCCTGCCTGCGGTTCCTgcagctgccgtcgccgctctgcctgaggtgcctgcTACGGCgcccctgtcctgcccgcggccctgcctgaggccgcctctctgcccgtccagcctgCACCGGACCCGCCTGCTCCTAACCCgcctgttcccgtcctgcccgcagctccagctgcaccgcctcctgcagctgccaccgctctgcctgcggcactgcccgaggtggccacggatgtgccccctgctggccaggaactgagggtgcccgctgcagccaCACCCGAGGACCcgtagcgccccctgctggccaaatgactgaggtgcctgccgaggcgccccctgctggccacacgcccgaaGCGcctgccgaggtgccccctcctgatctgcctgtctcgcctgtcctgccggcgcctgatcggcccggctctcccgtccagcccgcggctccggctgcaccgcctgcggccgcgCCTGCTGCCTCACCAGAGGCCCTGCCTCTAGTTTCCCCAGCCCTaatgactccctcgcccttgccccgacaaggctGACGCCCCcccgggaccccgcctttcagtgtcccgcaaAGGACGGGGACACAAGCGTCGGGCCCTGGTCCCGCCCGCCCTACCCCCTGggtcgcccgttcggcccctggctgtggctcggtggctgcctgtgtGTCCTGCGGCGCCGGTTCGGCtctcgcctccgggtccccctccggtgcctcgtcgcccacctgcggtccctccgtcggTGCCTCGTCGGCTGCCTccggcccccctgctccggctgggcgttgGACGGCACCTTCCCTGGCTCCAGCTGCGCCTTCTCCTGCGCTgttgttccctcctgctccctcctcgtttcctttgtcagtccctccgtctgtctccttgccccctgtgtggtccctgccggctccggcctcccgtccgactgtggcccctgcggctgccttccctcgcccgcctgagttccctcgggctcccctttttcctccgtccattcctgtctggtctcccctgtctgctcctggtCCC
This window harbors:
- the LOC140578499 gene encoding uncharacterized protein isoform X2, which translates into the protein MTTQGNKSRASNFTPVELELLMMAYAEYEHAISKKGNTIAAAKEREQAWQKIADRVNACNPAGIKRTWQQIKMKYKNIVQTANRKKAEARKTGGGPPPTPLTEAEEMALSQNTGRPMADGILGGSSSDTAMPQDRSSYIRITDGVISVVEPPDTHEMSNAENLQGEPTASTATAQLTSLPVKQLYKIYLEKQIEKSDLEMEHIKQKMQKTLIEIQILEHQLKVGSGTS
- the LOC140578499 gene encoding uncharacterized protein isoform X1, with the protein product MTTQGNKSRASNFTPVELELLMMAYAEYEHAISKKGNTIAAAKEREQAWQKIADRVNACNPAGIKRTWQQIKMKYKNIVQTANRKKAEARKTGGGPPPTPLTEAEEMALSQNTGRPMADGILGGSSSDTAMPQDRSSYIRITDGVISVVEPPDTHEMDEDTLSAVTGREDVEQPMSNAENLQGEPTASTATAQLTSLPVKQLYKIYLEKQIEKSDLEMEHIKQKMQKTLIEIQILEHQLKVGSGTS
- the LOC111848163 gene encoding uncharacterized protein, whose protein sequence is MTDLYNNSPQQAESQRIGLLQEVIYWLSQPEVQEDPVARDMASRSGDLLSEAPPPGNAYPLQEVRENLRLLIQRITDRRAQLVALCCAGAAVPPSVLTETAQPLPSTATSRRRKKKKREQRQKEDLTILLGAASLSPASFPASLRGEALIAPDVSPDRSERQRHCEGAFAGSFSLPGTRLALKGARAIWDAIPRIPRSLKGQRQHARRQSWRLFRTCLLRTCQQHLLLLPPHCPRQCLTRSSCLRFLQLPSPLCLRCLLRRPCPARGPA